One region of Gouania willdenowi chromosome 13, fGouWil2.1, whole genome shotgun sequence genomic DNA includes:
- the LOC114474274 gene encoding oocyte zinc finger protein XlCOF22-like isoform X3 — protein MEQHKAPPPLSLIGNRADNWCTWEQSFRLYIVSSGEKDEKIKIDILLHTIGEDALEVFKTLKVTTDGDELTMEDVLQAFRDYCSPRKNVVFERYQFWSYQTTAGTSVNGFITELRQKIKDCEFGIIEHDMLRDKFVLSITDSDLKKRLLQERGLTLNRAIEICRATEQEKTLLQAMETEHGVQEVPVDAEMKMILPDKSLHHNTSKQLGSKSVQNMDETEKLVLAAFMPKVHLHRLKLQQSSVTDSVFSDRKNMEQLLTECLHIKQEPETLSEGQEGNQLCVEQETNTAASPVKCEDEEENPQASQLHWRQLTEVNIKEEKPSTCSLNEFINRQTVGINNKGPEAAQNLDTNSLVLQGPDLTATDSSQTEHSDDDDDDEDSDFWQKLLSESETEAKAEFDSTMKKRKMSDSSKNAEMGCKAPKTRISSFKQICSEKKVQVKMTSECVGGQKSSLSADSKLTSHRGERPFECDICSKCFKRKGNLQVHMRIHTGEKPFKCDVCSKCFILKGNLQVHMRIHTGEKPFKCVVCSKCFSRKASLQSHMNFHTGEKPFKCDVCSKCFSRKDNLQLHLNLHTGEKPFKCDVCSNCYTSRSNLQSHVRIHTEEKLFKCDFCSKCFRWGSNLQSHMRIHTGEKPFKCEVCSKCFSQKVSLQVHMRIHNGEKM, from the exons ATGGAGCAACATAAAGCACCGCCACCACTGTCTCTTATCGGTAACCGTGCAGACAACTGGTGCACCTGGGAACAAAGCTTTCGACTGTATATAGTGTCCTCAGGGGAGAAAGATGAAAAGATAAAGATTGACATTTTACTCCACACCATCGGTGAGGATGCACTGGAAGTGTTCAAGACTCTGAAGGTTACAACTGATGGAGATGAGCTGACAATGGAGGATGTTCTTCAAGCCTTTAGAGATTACTGTAGTCCACGGAAAAATGTTGTCTTTGAACGATATCAGTTTTGGTCCTATCAGACGACAGCAGGGACATCAGTGAACGGATTCATCACAGAGCTGCGACAGAAAATCAAAGACTGTGAGTTTGGAATAATTGAGCATGATATGCTCAGAGATAAGTTTGTGTTAAGCATCACAGACTCTGACCTAAAAAAGAGACTGTTACAAGAAAGAGGGCTAACGTTAAACAGAGCAATAGAAATATGCAGAGCAACAGAGCAAGAAAAGACTCTGTTACAAGCCATGGAGACTGAACATGGAGTGCAAGAAGTTCCAGTGGAtgctgaaatgaaaatgattctTCCTGACAAGAGTCTCCACCATAACACCAGTAAACAATTAGGTTCTAAATCAGTTCAAAATATGGATGAAACAGAAAAACTTGTGCTGGCTGCCTTCATGCCCAAAGTTCATCTGCACAGATTAAAACTCCAGCAGTCGTCAGTCACTGATAGTGTTTTCAGTGACAGGAAGAATATGGAGCAGCTGCTCACAGAGTGTCTCCACATAAAGCAGGAACCagagacgctcagtgaaggtcaggaggGAAACCAGCTTTGTGTGGAGCAGGAGACAAACACTGCTGCTTctcctgttaaatgtgaagatgaagaggagaatcctcaggcctcccagctacactggagacaactaaCAGAAGTCAACATAAAGGAGGAGAAACCTTCAACCTGCAGTTTAAATGAATTCATAAACAGACAAACTGTGGGAATTAACAACAAAGGACCAGAAGCAGCTCAGAACTTAGATACAAACAGTTTAGTACTACAAGGTCCTGATTTAACGGCAACAGACTCGTCTCAGACTGAAcatagtgatgatgatgatgatgatgaagactcTGATTTCTGGCAGAAACTTCTGTCAGAGTCTGAAACTGAAGCTAAAGCTGAATTTGACTCCACcatgaaaaagagaaaaatgtctGACTCAAGTAAAAATGCTGAAATGGGATGTAAAGCTCCCAAAACAAGGATTAGTTCATTTAAACAGATTTGTTCCGAGAAAAAGGTTCAGGTAAAAATGACGTCTGAATGTGTGGGTGGTCAGAAATCATCACTCAGTGCTGATTCAAAACTAACAAGCCACAGAGGAGAGAGACCTTTTGAATGTGatatttgtagtaaatgttttaaacgAAAGGGTAACTTGCAGGttcacatgagaatccacacaggagagaaacca ttcaaatgtgatgtttgtagtaaatgttttatactAAAGGGTAACCTGCAGGttcacatgagaatccacacaggagagaaaccatttaaatgtgttgtttgtagtaaatgtttttccaGAAAAGCTTCCCTGCAGTCGCATATGAATTttcacacaggagaaaaaccattcaaatgtgatgtttgtagtaaatgtttttccaGAAAAGATAACCTTCAGTTACACCTGAATCttcacacaggagaaaaaccattcaaatgtgatgtttgtagtaattGTTATACGAGTAGGTCTAACCTGCAGTCACACGTGAGAATCCACACAGAAGAGAAACTATTCAAATGTgatttttgtagtaaatgttttaggtGGGGGTCTAACttgcagtcacacatgagaatccacacaggagagaaaccatttaaatgtgaagtttgtagtaaatgttttagcCAAAAGGTTTCCCTGCAGGtccacatgagaatccacaatggagaaaaaatgtga
- the LOC114474274 gene encoding zinc finger protein 510-like isoform X8: MEQHKAPPPLSLIGNRADNWCTWEQSFRLYIVSSGEKDEKIKIDILLHTIGEDALEVFKTLKVTTDGDELTMEDVLQAFRDYCSPRKNVVFERYQFWSYQTTAGTSVNGFITELRQKIKDCEFGIIEHDMLRDKFVLSITDSDLKKRLLQERGLTLNRAIEICRATEQEKTLLQAMETEHGVQEVPVDAEMKMILPDKSLHHNTSKQLGSKSVQNMDETEKLVLAAFMPKVHLHRLKLQQSSVTDSVFSDRKNMEQLLTECLHIKQEPETLSEGQEGNQLCVEQETNTAASPVKCEDEEENPQASQLHWRQLTEVNIKEEKPSTCSLNEFINRQTVGINNKGPEAAQNLDTNSLVLQGPDLTATDSSQTEHSDDDDDDEDSDFWQKLLSESETEAKAEFDSTMKKRKMSDSSKNAEMGCKAPKTRISSFKQICSEKKVQVKMTSECVGGQKSSLSADSKLTSHRGERPFECDICSKCFKRKGNLQVHMRIHTGEKPFKCDVCSKCFILKGNLQSHMRIHTGEKPFKCEVCSKCFSQKVSLQVHMRIHNGEKM; the protein is encoded by the exons ATGGAGCAACATAAAGCACCGCCACCACTGTCTCTTATCGGTAACCGTGCAGACAACTGGTGCACCTGGGAACAAAGCTTTCGACTGTATATAGTGTCCTCAGGGGAGAAAGATGAAAAGATAAAGATTGACATTTTACTCCACACCATCGGTGAGGATGCACTGGAAGTGTTCAAGACTCTGAAGGTTACAACTGATGGAGATGAGCTGACAATGGAGGATGTTCTTCAAGCCTTTAGAGATTACTGTAGTCCACGGAAAAATGTTGTCTTTGAACGATATCAGTTTTGGTCCTATCAGACGACAGCAGGGACATCAGTGAACGGATTCATCACAGAGCTGCGACAGAAAATCAAAGACTGTGAGTTTGGAATAATTGAGCATGATATGCTCAGAGATAAGTTTGTGTTAAGCATCACAGACTCTGACCTAAAAAAGAGACTGTTACAAGAAAGAGGGCTAACGTTAAACAGAGCAATAGAAATATGCAGAGCAACAGAGCAAGAAAAGACTCTGTTACAAGCCATGGAGACTGAACATGGAGTGCAAGAAGTTCCAGTGGAtgctgaaatgaaaatgattctTCCTGACAAGAGTCTCCACCATAACACCAGTAAACAATTAGGTTCTAAATCAGTTCAAAATATGGATGAAACAGAAAAACTTGTGCTGGCTGCCTTCATGCCCAAAGTTCATCTGCACAGATTAAAACTCCAGCAGTCGTCAGTCACTGATAGTGTTTTCAGTGACAGGAAGAATATGGAGCAGCTGCTCACAGAGTGTCTCCACATAAAGCAGGAACCagagacgctcagtgaaggtcaggaggGAAACCAGCTTTGTGTGGAGCAGGAGACAAACACTGCTGCTTctcctgttaaatgtgaagatgaagaggagaatcctcaggcctcccagctacactggagacaactaaCAGAAGTCAACATAAAGGAGGAGAAACCTTCAACCTGCAGTTTAAATGAATTCATAAACAGACAAACTGTGGGAATTAACAACAAAGGACCAGAAGCAGCTCAGAACTTAGATACAAACAGTTTAGTACTACAAGGTCCTGATTTAACGGCAACAGACTCGTCTCAGACTGAAcatagtgatgatgatgatgatgatgaagactcTGATTTCTGGCAGAAACTTCTGTCAGAGTCTGAAACTGAAGCTAAAGCTGAATTTGACTCCACcatgaaaaagagaaaaatgtctGACTCAAGTAAAAATGCTGAAATGGGATGTAAAGCTCCCAAAACAAGGATTAGTTCATTTAAACAGATTTGTTCCGAGAAAAAGGTTCAGGTAAAAATGACGTCTGAATGTGTGGGTGGTCAGAAATCATCACTCAGTGCTGATTCAAAACTAACAAGCCACAGAGGAGAGAGACCTTTTGAATGTGatatttgtagtaaatgttttaaacgAAAGGGTAACTTGCAGGttcacatgagaatccacacaggagagaaacca ttcaaatgtgatgtttgtagtaaatgttttatactAAAGGGTAACCTGCAG tcacacatgagaatccacacaggagagaaaccatttaaatgtgaagtttgtagtaaatgttttagcCAAAAGGTTTCCCTGCAGGtccacatgagaatccacaatggagaaaaaatgtga
- the LOC114474274 gene encoding oocyte zinc finger protein XlCOF22-like isoform X1, translated as MEQHKAPPPLSLIGNRADNWCTWEQSFRLYIVSSGEKDEKLKIDILLHTIGEDALEVFNTLKVTTDGDELTMEDVLQAFRDYCSPRKNVVFERYQFWSYQTTAGTSVNGFITELRQKIKDCEFGIIEHDMLRDKFVLSITDSDLKKRLLQERGLTLNRAIEICRATEQEKTLLQAMETEHGVQEVPVDAEMKMILPDKSLHHNTSKQLGSKSVQNMDETEKLVLAAFMPKVHLHRLKLQQSSVTDSVFSDRKNMEQLLTECLHIKQEPETLSEGQEGNQLCVEQETNTAASPVKCEDEEENPQASQLHWRQLTEVNIKEEKPSTCSLNEFIKRQTMGINNKGPEAAQNLDPSSLVLQGPDGATTDSSQTEDGDEDDDEDSDLWQKPLSESETEAKAEFDSTRKKRKMSDSSINAEMGCKSPKTMISSFKQICTKKKVQVKMTSEYVGDQKSSLSADSKLTSHKGERPFKCDVCSKSFTRKDYLQLHMNLHTGEKLFKCDVCSKCFIQKYKLQIHMRIHTGERPFECDVCRKCFTRKASLQSHMNFHTGEKPFKCDVCSKCFILKGNLQVHMRIHTGEKPFKCVVCSKCFSRKASLQSHMNFHTGEKPFKCDVCSKCFSRKDNLQLHLNLHTGEKPFKCDVCSNCYTSRSNLQSHVRIHTEEKLFKCDFCSKCFRWGSNLQSHMRIHTGEKPFKCEVCSKCFSQKVSLQVHMRIHNGEKM; from the coding sequence ATGGAGCAACATAAAGCACCGCCACCACTGTCTCTTATCGGTAACCGTGCAGACAACTGGTGCACCTGGGAACAAAGCTTTCGACTGTATATAGTGTCCTCAGGGGAGAAAGATGAAAAGCTAAAGATTGACATTTTACTCCACACCATCGGTGAGGATGCACTGGAAGTGTTCAATACTCTGAAGGTTACAACTGATGGAGATGAGCTGACAATGGAGGATGTTCTTCAAGCCTTTAGAGATTACTGTAGTCCACGGAAAAATGTTGTCTTTGAACGATATCAGTTTTGGTCCTATCAGACGACAGCAGGGACATCAGTGAACGGATTCATCACAGAGCTGCGACAGAAAATCAAAGACTGTGAATTTGGAATAATTGAGCATGATATGCTCAGAGATAAGTTTGTGTTAAGCATCACAGACTCTGACCTAAAAAAGAGACTGTTACAAGAAAGAGGGCTAACGTTAAACAGAGCAATAGAAATATGCAGAGCAACAGAGCAAGAAAAGACTCTGTTACAAGCCATGGAGACTGAACATGGAGTGCAAGAAGTTCCAGTGGAtgctgaaatgaaaatgattctTCCTGACAAGAGTCTCCACCATAACACCAGTAAACAATTAGGTTCTAAATCAGTTCAAAATATGGATGAAACAGAAAAACTTGTGCTGGCTGCCTTCATGCCCAAAGTTCATCTGCACAGATTAAAACTCCAGCAGTCGTCAGTCACTGATAGCGTTTTCAGTGACAGGAAGAATATGGAGCAGCTGCTCACAGAGTGTCTCCACATAAAGCAGGAACCagagacgctcagtgaaggtcaggaggGAAACCAGCTTTGTGTGGAGCAGGAGACAAACACTGCTGCTTctcctgttaaatgtgaagatgaagaggagaatcctcaggcctcccagctacactggagacaactaaCAGAAGTCAACATAAAGGAGGAGAAACCTTCAACCTGCAGTTTAAATGAATTCATAAAAAGACAAACTATGGGAATTAACAACAAAGGACCAGAAGCAGCCCAGAACTTAGATCCAAGCAGTTTAGTATTACAAGGTCCTGATGGAGCGACAACAGACTCGTCTCAGACTGAAGAtggtgatgaggatgatgatgaagactCTGATCTCTGGCAGAAACCTCTGTCAGAGTCTGAAACTGAAGCTAAAGCTGAATTTGACTCCaccaggaaaaagagaaaaatgtctGACTCAAGTATAAATGCTGAAATGGGATGTAAATCTCCCAAAACAATGATTAGTTCATTTAAACAGATTTGTACAAAGAAGAAGGTTCAGGTAAAAATGACATCTGAATATGTGGGTGATCAGAAATCATCACTCAGTGCTGATTCAAAACTAACAAGCCACAAAGGAGAGagaccatttaaatgtgatgtttgtagtaaaagtTTTACCCGAAAAGATTACCTGCAGTTACACATGAATCTTCACACAGGAGaaaaattattcaaatgtgatgtttgtagtaaatgttttatacaAAAGTATAAACTGCAGAttcacatgagaatccacacaggagagagaccctttgaatgtgatgtttgtcgTAAATGTTTTACCCGAAAAGCTTccctgcagtcacacatgaattttcacacaggagaaaaaccgttcaaatgtgatgtttgtagtaaatgttttatactAAAGGGTAACCTGCAGGttcacatgagaatccacacaggagagaaaccatttaaatgtgttgtttgtagtaaatgtttttccaGAAAAGCTTCCCTGCAGTCGCATATGAATTttcacacaggagaaaaaccattcaaatgtgatgtttgtagtaaatgtttttccaGAAAAGATAACCTTCAGTTACACCTGAATCttcacacaggagaaaaaccattcaaatgtgatgtttgtagtaattGTTATACGAGTAGGTCTAACCTGCAGTCACACGTGAGAATCCACACAGAAGAGAAACTATTCAAATGTgatttttgtagtaaatgttttaggtGGGGGTCTAACttgcagtcacacatgagaatccacacaggagagaaaccatttaaatgtgaagtttgtagtaaatgttttagcCAAAAGGTTTCCCTGCAGGtccacatgagaatccacaatggagaaaaaatgtga